In Glycine max cultivar Williams 82 chromosome 4, Glycine_max_v4.0, whole genome shotgun sequence, the genomic stretch AGTTTTTCAAACTTGCTAATTTTCAGAAACAGCATTACTTTTATCACCTTTTCGAGGCTAGgtcaaacaatttaattttcattcttatgttttcttttatacTATCTTCGATAgacttttccaaaaaaaatccaTTACTTTATATGCTTAAAATCAATCATAATTTCCTATAAGAAAATCAATCATAAAGactaatattttaacaaaaccgTAAAATAAACAGTACCACTGccttattttatatatcactttaaaagttgtattTTGTCTCAAAATTTGTCACTTTAAACAATCAAGAAATTAGCAATTACTCCTATCTTTTTTCAcagtatatttatttattattattttactcaaatatcaaattaatgtaGAATtactttctaaattttttaatgaggTTATTTTAGTTAAACAGGTAGTAGGGCATACTCCATTATTAATGCATCaggtccattttttttttggtaaataaaaaggtctattttttttaatgcattagGTCTATTTAAGACTTTGCTAATATGTTCATTCTTATCTTGATTTCAAAACGTGCGCGCACGTTCAACGAGAATACTTCTTTAATTACTACTTGTTAATATGTTAATTACCAGTATTTACTTTATGATGATACTCctctattatttattattttttaatcaatacctCTTTTAAGCTTGAACAAGAAactacttattttctttacaattATATATCTATCCATAGAGCATTCAAAATGAGTTTAAACTTGTGGGTCGATTGGGATCATCACGGGTTTTGAGTCGGGCTGGACCAGATCCAAAAAGCAAAGTCAAACTAAACCAAATACTAGtgtctctattttatttttgttccctTCGTATTACAAATGGTTGCTGCCGGCACGCAAGTTCATACTTTTAAAGATGAAAGCTACAACTCGTTGAAATTTGGAGTTACAGTTGAAAATAGAAATGTtggttaaaatattaatgagaaataattaaattgatagaaaaataaagaaaagataattttagaataataatataaataattgataaatttaatgtgattaattaaattaattattttttaaaagaatatgaaTTAATAATCTCCATAAAAGTTCAGAATAAGAATAGTCACCCCTCTATCGCTATAGAAAAAGCATTGCTATAGCATTTGTCATATTAAAATCCTTCTTCCTCGTATtgtagtattttctttttcttgtctcttCAAAGTGTAGACACTTGtatacaagaagaagaagagttctAAGTATGAACACGTGCAAAAATCACGACTGAGGTTTTCTATTTTCAGAAGTCATCTACCATTATTTAATGCCAAAAAGTTCAGAATAGTCACTCCTCTAgcaatatataaaaaacaccATTGCTATAATAGAACTGTTGTCATCTTAAAATCCTTCTTCCTCGTATACTATATATTGTTGTTCTTGCATTTAATTAAAGTGTGATCAGATCACACAAATTAAATGACATCAATTACCTCTGCATCCCTTCCTTTGCTGCAACTCCAATCTTCATTGAAGAGAAAACCCTGCAACTTGAAGAGCTCCACCACCATGCGTCGTTTTACAACCAAAGCCTCAGCCTCTGAAACGACGTCGGCGGCTGCGCCAGCGCCCGAGCCCAGCAAGCTTCCCATGCGAAAGATCCCAGGAGATTACGGTCTCCCTTTCATAGGACCCATCAAAGACCGCCTTGACTTCTTCTACAACCAAGGGCGCGACAAGTTCTTCCAATCCCGCGCCCAAAAATACAACTCCACCGTGTTCCGCGCCAACATGCCCCCCGGCCCCTTCATCGCCTCCAATCCAAACGTCATCGTTTTGCTCGACGCCAAAAGCTTCCCTGTCCTTTTCGACGTCAGCAAAGTCGAAAAGCGTGACGTCTTCACCGGCACCTTCATGCCCTCCACCCAACTCACCGGCGGTTACCGAATCCTCTCCTACCTGGACCCCTCCGAACCCAGACACGAACAACTCAAGCGCCTCTTGTTCTTCCTCCTCAAATCCCGAAGCAGCCACGTCATCCCCGAGTTTCATTCAAGCTACACAACCCTCTTTGAAACCCTGGAGAATGAGCTTGCTAAGGAAGGCAAGGCTAGCTTCCAAACCGCCAACGACCAAGCTGCGTTTAACTTCCTCGCTCGCGCGCTTTATGGCACCAACCCCTCCGACACAAACCTCGGACGCGACGGCCCAAGCATAATCCAAACATGGCTTTTGTTCCAGCTCGGCCCAATTATGACCTTGGGCCTTCCAAAATTCCTGGAAGATCCCACTCTTCACACCTTCCGCATCCCTCcttttctgataaaaaaagattacaAGAGACTCTACGATTTCTTCTACGAGTCCTCCGGGTTCGCGCTTGACGAAGCGGTGCGTTTAGGAGTTCCCAGAGAAGAAGCGTGCCACAACCTTTTATTCGCCACGTGCTTTAATTCCTTCGGGGGAATGAAGATATTCTTCCCCACTATTCTGAAATGGGTTGGGCGTGCGGGGGTGAAACTTCACGCTAGGTTGGCGGAGGAAGTGAGGGCCGCCGTTAAGTCAAACGGCGGGAAGGTGACGATGGCGTCGATGGAGGAAATGCCGTTGATGAAGTCGGTGGTTTACGAGGCGTTTCGGATAGAGCCGCCAGTGCCGCTGCAGTACGGGAGGGCGAAGAAGGAGTTGGTGATTGAGAGCCACGAGAATGCGTTCGTGGTGAAGGAAGGGGAGATGCTGTTCGGGTTTCAGCCGTTTGCGACAAAGGATCCGAAGATATTTGAGAATGCGGAGGAATTTGTGGCGGATCGGTTTGTGGGGGAGGGAGAGAAGTTGCTCAAACACGTGCTTTGGTCCAATGGGCCTGAGACCGAGGGACCCACCCTTGGGAACAAGCAATGTGCAGGGAAGGATTTTGTGGTGTTGTTCTCTCGGCTTCTGGTGGTGGAGTTCTTTCTTCATTATGATTCCTTTGATGTCCAAGTGGGGAATTCATCTTTGGGTTCTTCCCTTACCTTCACCTCCCTCAAGAAAGCAAGCTATTAGATATTATTAACTTTGCATGAGCTttcaatattcatatttttaaacattttgattAATACTTATGTATACTAGTTTCTATCTTTTTATCATGTTATTGTGTTATTGTACTTGTAATGTACATTTGTTTAGAACTGGGTGTTTCTTATTTGGTACGAGAGAGAAGAGCATGGAAAATAGAGAATAAGACTTTAGCCATTTACCCATTTCCAGACTCATATTGACCATACATGCCGGGGTTCAACTGTTCAACTTGAAATTAACTTCTTATAAAAGTTTGGTTTTCTCTCTAAAtttgtattagttttttttttctgaatttaaaaaaattactacctCTTGTACTTTTTTATAAGAAGATCTAAATTAAAAGTATGACTTTTTATAaggttaaatttaaaatatcttatgcattaattattttttttaataaaattatagttaATTAAAGGTAGTTACAGAATGATGTGATAGATTAACAAACCAATTGGttgattttatttacaaaagtatttttgaaaaaaaattatattaagttaGAACGGATCTGATGTtctaaactaaattaattttttaattgtaataaattaattaattagatcttATAATAAAGAGAACGGTAATATTTAATcctcataatttaaaatagtctacttttgatcttttaaggttatttttctttatcattttcatccccgtgattaaaattaaaagtggactatttctaaattaaaagttgaaaataatcacgtttaggtaaaaaaaatactaggtTCAAATTTAGTGAATATTTAATCCTACAAATTTTCTGACTGGTATTTGTGCAGCTCGTTTCTCCATgttttgtgcaattttttttttctaaaacatatttaatatgaaaatataaataatactagttccagttttttttttataagaaataaattttaatgtaaaatgcACCAGAGGTAATCTGAAATATTGAGTTACGTACGGATTGCATGAATCATAGCTGGGAAGTTTTTattgaagataaaattttaatcatgaTTCCACCATGTATGCCAATACATCTGTGATTGGTTAAAgcaattttttctttcctttcgtATCTGTTTTCTCGTAGCAAATCGCAaggttcattttttattcacttTGTGCATGACCTTTCCTCGTCTTGGATTCTAGTTGTGAATGGTGTTAAACATTAACGTGGTTACTTTCAGATGTCTGAAGAGACAGCAAgcttttagatatttttatcgACTTTATACGTACTTGTAAGTGTAACGTAGCTTTATCATTTTGGTTTTAGTTGGGAATGGCCAATCATTCTGGACATGGTTTCATTTTCGTTTGACCCAGATTATTAGTACATTACATCTTTATGTTtcaattaaattatcttttagaaaGATATTACGTTCTTAATTATTTGGATGTTAACAAGACGGAGGAGCCAGTGAACAAAGCGTTGCATGCCCTCCATCAATATTTATGTGATAGCCACCAATCGGCATGCATGGAAGGAGGAAGACCGGTTCATAGCCTGGTCATACGATCCGATGTTGCTCTTTATGTATGCAAGTTGCCCGAGTGGCGCTTAGGCTTCGAAGCAGTGTGAAACTCTAGGGTTTTGATTTGATAAAGGTTTCGTTGACGTTTTAAACCCGCAAAATGGGGCAGAGAGATTCTTACGTACGTAACAAGTTTTAGCATGTTTATATTTAGGGCCACATTgtgagttttttaattttttatttttaaaataaaatgtatttcacaaagatactttttattttctctatctCCCACTGTTATGAacaacattatcatcatcacacaaaaatatcttaaaatacttttaataggatttgacatttttaaaatgagtactctattttaaaactaaaaattaaagttaaagtttaaaaactaaaaattaattattattttaattttttaaaaaactcaattaaaaatcaCTTCAAATGAGGTCTTAAGTTGTTgtaaaaaattctattaaatCGTACGTCCTTCTCATCTtcctttgtaaaaggatttttctattttcaacttaatagaatttttttattgacccAATTGGAAGTATgttagttataaattaatattgcaAACCCTAAAAAGCAGCTAAATGAGAGAATTTTTGTCCAAATTATGATAAGGAGTACTCTAAATGCCAATTAATGCTGGATATATTAAAACAAgtaataaattgaatatatgaGAACAAAAATGTGCACTAACATAGCGTGCTTTTCTTTTAAAGACACTAACACATTGTTTAGTACTGTAAGACAGATTTACATTATTagagataataataaattatgaacaGTGATTTGTGATTAGTTactaatataaaacttttttatattatgctattaaactcatttaatattatttaactcTAAAATtcaagttattataaaaaagtatttaatcgTGCATACTTATCGACGTggatttttgacaaaaaaaacgaCGTGAATTTTAAGATATATAACTCTCACAAAAAGACAAACCCGGAGGTTTGCGTGACTAGCTAGTCCCAGCATTTAGATTGGATAAAATCATATACCTTACTTTTGTAGGATGCACACATATTCTCCCTCAAGCTTAAGGTTAAATATCTGAAGAAACATGAAAAATGATAGTGAGGATCACCCATTTTACCTGGGTGTACAAGTGACAATAGCGGATTGATGGTGATGATCATACTTGgagcttttttctttgattttccaATGGTTTTGGAGTGAGCTTTTTGTGCTTGAATGGTGGAGTGGAAGTGACTCTATGTATGATAATAAACTTTCTGAATTATAAGATGTCTGAAAAATATTAGGTGCAGTACTAGCTAGTTGAAGGGAAGACCACAATCCGATTCAAAAGTTGAAAGTATAATTGTTAGGATGGCCTTCTCATTTTAACACGAATGAAAGATTGTTctcataataaaattttgtaaatctcttatatattttaaaactccAAGCATAATATTTCGTGAATAAATAGTTGAGGAGTGTTAATAATACACCTCTTTAAATACATTCTCTCTAATTattaaaatgtattgaaaattataaaattaggagAGTATAAACAATGACTAAAGATAAACAATATTTAAAGTAAACATATGTTTATCATTAAGATAAAAGCAATTTcttctactcttttttttaaaaaaaatattttcttctcaaaatttacttttacaatattaattttttcaaaaaactaatatctttaacaaaatttaaagaaacttTACATCCCAAGCAGGAGGATCGGAGCAACATAATAATAGTCAATGTTAGCCAGTACGTTTGGTTAACTTCTGGTACTATGTTTAGCCCATCTTCATCACTACGTCTCCATTTACTATTAGTCTTTAATTTTCATCAAATACGAAATCATCTGTATTCAAAGAAGTAGGATCATCTATAATGGGGGAACTGTTCTAGACTTCTAGTGAATGAAGTTAGTCACTTATAAAGTGAAAGAAGATATTTATACTTATTGTCGAATAATATCtgaaacatgatttttttttcaaggaaaagcattattatttttaaagaaagatacttgtgacttgtgagagagagaaaatatataaGTGGGGAATGGAAAATTGCAGCCGTTAATTGAACTTTTTCTTTTCCGATCATTGAacggtttttatatattttttgttacatgaccggtttatatttattaacttatacgtataatttttattttatcaaaggcTAAACCATTGGTCACGATTGAGATCCCCAGCCAAGGGATTTTAATCCGTCATTCGATGTACAATTCAATTCGAAAACCACGAACAGGAAAAACCTACCTTCTCAAATTCGTTAACTGCATAAAGCTTATTGAACAGGAGTGTGAGTGGGACACAACTTTACACGATATGTTGCGCATTGTCTTCCACTCATTGGTGTAATTAGTAGATCCAAGAGTGTAAAAAATGGAAAGAGATGATGAAGATAATTTGGTTATTTTTTCATTCAGAATCATAGAGACAATATATACACAAATACATATCTCTAATTAGATGATTCTGCTTTTATAACTCAGCGATCTATTCCTACAATCAAGTCATTCTAATATGACTAActattatcatatttaaaacAAGAATCATGAGATACAATTAACTCTCATAATaataagaatcataagatattgaCTTTTTTAACACTCCCTCCCAAGTTGGAGAGTGGATATCAAGAACTCCCAACTTACGCTTCATTGTAAGAAAGGATTCCTTCCCTAGTGGTTTAGTGAACACATTGACAACTTGTTCTGTTTAAGAAACATACTCGGTTGCAACTAAACCATCTTGAATTTTATCACGAATAAAATGACAATTTATCTCTATATGTTGAGTTCTTTCATGAAATACCGGATTAGACGCAATGTGAAGAGCTGCTTTGTTGTCACAATACAACAGTGCTGCCCTTGAGTGCAATATCCCAAAATCCTTCAACAATGAACGTAGCCAAGACAACTCACAACATGCGCCTTTCATAGCTCTATATTTTGCTTCAGCTAATGATAAAGAAactgtcttttgtctttttgttcGCCAAGAAATTAGAGAGGATCCCAAAAAAACACAATACCTAGTAGTTGATTTTTTGGATATTGGACAACCTTCCCAATTTGAATCACAAAAAGCACGTAAAGATAAATCATTTttggaagagaaaaataaacctTGACCTGGATTGTTCTTTAGATATCGCAATATTTGCATAACGGCTTCCATATGAGGTTTGCGAGGAGCATGCATGAATCTACTCAATATGTGCACTGAGTAGGTGATATCCAGATGAGTAACAGTCAAATAAATTAGGTGACCTACAAGTTGCCTATATGGGGATGGATCTTTCAACAATTCTCCTTCATGTGACAATTTTACATTTTGCTCCATGGAAAAATTCACAGGCTTAGCTCCCAAACATTCTCCATCTTTTAGAATTTCCAAAGCATGCATATTTTCTTTGCGAAATGAATATACCTTTCTTTGACCGAGAAACCTCCATTCCCAAAAGATACTTCAAGTCACCCAAATCTTTAATCTGGAATTGATTATGCAAAAACTTTTTAAGAGCAATTATGGCATTGGGATCATTACTAGTTATGAGgatgtcatcaacatagatCAATAAGGCAGTAAATAATTTGCCTTTATTACATGTAAACAATGAATAATCTGCTTTTGATTGAATAAATTCAGCACCTTGAATAGCTGTAGAGAACTTGGCAAACCATTGGCGAGAGGCTTGTTTTAATCCATATAAGGATTTATTGAGGTGACACACAAGGTTCTCCCCCTGTCGCTGAAAACTAGGAGGAAGAGACATATAAAGTTCTTCAGAAAGATCTCCGTGAAGAAATGCATTGTGGACATCAAGTTGATGAAGTGACCAATTTTGAGCAGCTACCAAAGCTAATAAACAACGTATTGTAACCATTTTAGCAGTAGGTGAAAAAGTGCCATGGTAATCAATCCCTTCAAGTTGTGTGTAACCTTTTGTTACTAACCATGCTTTATAGCATTCAAGAGAACCATCTTATATGCACTTGATTTTGTAGACCCAACTACAACCAATAGCTTGCTTTCCAGGAGGGAGATGTGTGAGAAACCAAGTATTATTGGCCTTTAAAGCAGCCAACTCAGATTGCATTGCTATTTGCCAATGAGATTGGGAAGCAACTTGTTCATAACATGTAGGTTCAACATCATTAGTAATAGTAGCAATAAAGGATCTATGTTGTGGTGAGTAACAATCATATGAGATAAAATTGCAGAGAGGATATCATGTACCTTTACTTGGAAAAGATGATGAGAATGACAATGATTCGGGAGAACTTACTTGATTACAAACATAATCATTCAAGGCTATAGGGGGGACATGAGCTCTTTGAGAACGACGCAAAAGGATTGTTGGAGAAGCAATAGTGGCAAGGTTAGATTCTGCATGTGTTGGCTGGATGGGTGAGGAATCTAAGACAACAATGGGTAGGACAGAATCTGTTTTAGTTGGGGAAGGAAAAATGGATTCGCAGGAAATAATATCCTCGTGGAAAATAACATCACGACTAGTGAAGACTTTATTGGTTTCAATATCATATAATTTGTAAGCTTTCTGACCAATTGGATAACCAATAAAAACACATTTGGTGGCACGAGGAGCAAACTTATGGGGTACATGAACATTTGTAGCATAAGCTAGACATCCGAAAACTCTAAGGTGGGAATAAGagggaatttttttataaaatttttcgaAAGGAGTTTGGTGAGAAGGTATAGGTGTGGACAACctattaattatatgaacaaCAACAGAGATACATTCTGCCTAAAAGTGTAAAGGGAGATGAGATTGAAAACTAAAAGCTCGAGTTGACTCAAGGATATGTTTATGTTTGCGCTCAACCACCCTATTTTGATGAGGTGAGTAAATGCAAGAATGTTGATAATTAGTGCCCTATTGGGGAAAAAAATCTCGCATAGAGAAAAACTCTCCTCCATTGTCAACTCGAATATTTGTTATTGTAGTATTGAATTTGGTTTTCTCATATGAGAAAAAATTGGTTAGAaatttttgtctcacttttatGATGCATTAGAAAAACCCAAGTAAAACGAGAAAAGTCGTCCATAAtagtcaaaaaatattttgcaccAGAAAGGGGAGGAACTTTGAAAGGCCCCCAAATATCACAATGTATTAATTCAAAAGGTTTATCAGAGGAAATGGAACTTGTGGAAAAAGGAAGCCTAATTTGTTTTGCAAGAGCACAAACAGTACAATCATTATTTTGCTTGAAAGGGAAATGAAGGAGGTTTTTGGCCATAAAGTCTAATTGAGAAGAGGATAAGTGTCTTAGACGTTTATGTCACAATATACTTGAGGTGTTTGAAGTGGAGGCAGCTTTGATGGTATTTACTTTGTGTGTCTTATTCATCGAAACCAAGTAATAGAGTCCATCTAGTTGTTCACCTAAACCAATTGTCATCCCCCTCATCAAATCCTGCAAAATACATAATTGAGGGAAAAAAATTACTGAACAATTTAATTCTCTTGTGACTTGACTCACAGACATCAAATCCACCTTACAAGATGGTACCCCAAGTACATTCTTCAAAGAAATAATAGGACTCAAAGGTAAATTTCCAGTAGAAATAATTGGAGCTTGATCTCCATTTGGCATAAAAATTGGTGGTaaagaattgtttttttttactgttgacAAGTAGAGATGGAGAGGAAGTTATGTGATTTGTTGCACCACTATCAATTATCAACTTGGGTGCGGATAATCCTGAAGAAAAATTGACATTATTTTCCTTGGGAGCAGCTGGTGGAGATGCTCCATTGCCCTGCATAATAGACAAAATTTGTTGTAATTGTAATTCAATCAATCCATTCATAAGGGGTTGAACATGTGCTGATGAGACCATTTCAGGATGATCGAAATGGTGAAGAGAGTAAGAGCTATTGGAATCAGATTTGTCTCCATCGTTAGCCATaatgatttagaaaaaaaaaagtttggaagGTAAAAAAATGGGAAAGAGAGAAAGCAGATCGTTACTGCTCTGATGCCATGTAAAAAATGGAAAgagaatatgaaaata encodes the following:
- the LOC100807192 gene encoding allene oxide synthase 1, chloroplastic; translation: MTSITSASLPLLQLQSSLKRKPCNLKSSTTMRRFTTKASASETTSAAAPAPEPSKLPMRKIPGDYGLPFIGPIKDRLDFFYNQGRDKFFQSRAQKYNSTVFRANMPPGPFIASNPNVIVLLDAKSFPVLFDVSKVEKRDVFTGTFMPSTQLTGGYRILSYLDPSEPRHEQLKRLLFFLLKSRSSHVIPEFHSSYTTLFETLENELAKEGKASFQTANDQAAFNFLARALYGTNPSDTNLGRDGPSIIQTWLLFQLGPIMTLGLPKFLEDPTLHTFRIPPFLIKKDYKRLYDFFYESSGFALDEAVRLGVPREEACHNLLFATCFNSFGGMKIFFPTILKWVGRAGVKLHARLAEEVRAAVKSNGGKVTMASMEEMPLMKSVVYEAFRIEPPVPLQYGRAKKELVIESHENAFVVKEGEMLFGFQPFATKDPKIFENAEEFVADRFVGEGEKLLKHVLWSNGPETEGPTLGNKQCAGKDFVVLFSRLLVVEFFLHYDSFDVQVGNSSLGSSLTFTSLKKASY